In one Silene latifolia isolate original U9 population chromosome 10, ASM4854445v1, whole genome shotgun sequence genomic region, the following are encoded:
- the LOC141608593 gene encoding F-box/kelch-repeat protein At3g23880-like: MENIHPHTSKKEQVIGQRSYLSDDLIFQEILTRLPVKSILRFKSISKQWYSTLSSSNFVNAHLIKSPFLTLHSPVNTLFIMDLMNFYVFSYDDDQLSGNLEDNLVKLDPRFSVENDDGLQLTGSCNGLVCLTSLTRNYFILWNPATREFHKYASDEYLKRFNKATTYFTTSGFGYVSSVDDYKFIGILTILQGNVQTTIGCIFSLRENRWRNIDLGHNPYFLFGQGVLVSEKLYWRAYSNQAGGLLIIFDLAVERFDMIKVERNMSDFLGVMGGCLGECKYNKGDKLIHILEPPAVVKSIGIPNGLTLEVFSQIIGFTKTDKYFVTLPFNYKGTIIFPSRILGTVDTRARPMQYRIILEFNEYIEIARYVPSLVMPFRIEEPSEDRCNNYFPAP, from the coding sequence ATGGAAAACATACACCCGCATACTTCTAAGAAGGAACAAGTGATTGGGCAACGAAGTTACCTCTCTGACGATTTGATATTTCAAGAAATTCTTACTAGATTACCcgtcaaatcgattcttcgatttaagtcaatttcgaaacaatGGTATTCTACTCTTTCTTCTTCCAATTTCGTCAATGCTCACCTTATTAAATCCCCTTTTCTCACCCTTCACTCTCCCGTTAACACCTTGTTTATTATGGATCTTATGAATTTTTACGTTTTTTCTTACGATGATGATCAACTTTCTGGCAATCTTGAAGATAATTTGGTTAAACTCGACCCGAGGTTTTCGGTTGAAAACGATGATGGTCTTCAACTTACAGGATCCTGCAATGGGTTGGTTTGCTTAACCTCACTTACTcgtaattactttattttatggAATCCGGCTACCCGTGAGTTTCACAAGTATGCTTCAGATGAGTATTTAAAGCGTTTTAATAAAGCCACTACCTATTTCACAACTTCTGGATTTGGGTATGTATCATCTGTTGACGACTACAAATTTATTGGAATTTTGACAATACTTCAAGGGAACGTACAAACTACTATTGGTTGTATCTTCTCTTTGAGGGAAAATAGGTGGAGAAATATTGACTTAGGTCATAACCCTTATTTTCTTTTTGGACAAGGAGTGCTTGTTAGTGAAAAACTATATTGGCGTGCATATAGTAACCAAGCTGGTGGTTTACTAATTATTTTTGATTTAGCGGTTGAGAGGTTTGACATGATTAAGGTCGAACGGAATATGTCGGACTTCTTAGGAGTCATGGGAGGGTGTTTGGGCGAGTGCAAGTATAACAAAGGCGACAAGTTAATACATATATTGGAACCTCCTGCAGTGGTGAAATCTATAGGTATACCAAATGGGTTGACATTAGAAGTATTCTCTCAAATAATCGGATTTACGAAGACTGACAAGTATTTTGTGACTTTGCCATTCAATTACAAGGGAACGATAATATTCCCAAGTAGAATTTTGGGGACAGTTGACACGCGTGCTAGACCTATGCAATATAGAATAATTTTAGAGTTTAATGAGTACATTGAGATTGCAAGATATGTTCCAAGCCTTGTTATGCCATTTCGAATAGAGGAGCCGTCGGAGGATAGATGCAATAATTATTTCCCTGCTCCTTGA
- the LOC141608594 gene encoding F-box/kelch-repeat protein At3g23880-like encodes MSYKNVEIDLVNMEVDFDVGDEKMDLVGTCNGLVCLGSHSGRLSIVWNPITREFRKYLETEISNSFGPKCLVYWGFGYVSTGDDYKIVRLCMNTSSHSLTVHVYSIRLDTWRVINNDAYDISNMSYPMLIRTSGLFVNGTLYWRLPEAICSFNLESEKLDIFPPHLEVMINTPLSYVTFSNMLFVVNGCLSTYGPCRRGNDHIFTILKSPEVVEQIIVPKDVAGLMPYAGILIGFTRSDKIFTQYSRRRLGVIDLSLHPLNLTPLMKLGGRGVTEAVSYCTSLISPKSLSYKNV; translated from the coding sequence ATGTCTTACAAAAATGTCGAAATTGACTTGGTCAACATGGAGGTTGACTTTGATGTAGGTGATGAGAAAATGGATTTGGTGGGCACTTGTAATGGGTTGGTTTGTTTAGGATCACATTCTGGTCGTTTGTCCATTGTATGGAATCCAATAACCCGTGAATTTCGAAAATACTTGGAAACTGAAATCTCCAACTCTTTCGGACCAAAATGTTTGGTCTATTGGGGATTTGGGTATGTTTCTACTGGTGATGACTACAAGATTGTTCGGTTATGTATGAATACGTCTAGTCATTCTTTGACAGTTCACGTCTACTCGATTAGGTTAGATACATGGAGAGTAATCAACAACGATGCTTATGATATCTCTAATATGAGCTATCCAATGTTGATACGTACATCAGGACTCTTCGTCAATGGGACATTATATTGGAGGTTGCCCGAGGCAATTTGTTCCTTCAATTTAGAGTCTGAGAAGCTCGATATATTCCCACCACACCTCGAGGTCATGATCAACACACCATTGTCATATGTTACGTTTAGTAACATGTTATTTGTCGTAAATGGGTGCTTATCTACGTATGGTCCATGCCGTAGAGGTAATGATCATATTTTTACTATTTTgaaaagcccggaggttgttgaACAAATCATTGTTCCTAAGGATGTAGCTGGGTTGATGCCTTATGCCGGAATTTTAATTGGATTCACCCGAAGTGACAAGATCTTTACACAATATTCAAGACGTCGTTTAGGGGTTATTGATCTAAGTTTACATCCTTTGAATCTCACACCATTGATGAAACTTGGAGGAAGGGGGGTAACTGAGGCTGTTAGTTATTGTACAAGTCTTATTTCACCTAAATCTCTGTCTTATAAGAATGTTTAA